The Paramisgurnus dabryanus chromosome 3, PD_genome_1.1, whole genome shotgun sequence genome includes a window with the following:
- the nudt9 gene encoding ADP-ribose pyrophosphatase, mitochondrial isoform X2 produces MKSVSRNWFASVHIALSIFGLPYPVVTNGIWKNSISHIPSLCTYRSVYMPPVMHIKARSSIYPGSQTSRFPVPDDKVDWETDWPQYSPVNYTAPVVLKKPVWADPKIGEFSPQFNTLDGSVDRTSHEGPYRIENGKPLNPHGRTGLVGRGLLGRWGPNHAADPIVTRWKRDSAGQHVYHTTSKLPVLQFVSIKRIDCGEWAIPGGMVDPGERVSQALQREFSEEALNSLQASPSEKEKIQKRITELFNSDGLQVYKGYVDDPRNTDNSWMETVAVNFHDESGNSVSELPLQAGDDAGQVSWIDIDSSLTLYASHLQFLEQVAKERKANW; encoded by the exons ATGAAATCAGTTTCCCGAAACTGGTTTGCATCGGTACATATAGCGCTTAGTATATTTGGGCTTCCGTACCCTGTTGTCACAAACGGAATTTG GAAAAACTCAATTAGTCACATTCCTAGTCTGTGTACATATAGATCTGTATACATGCCTCCTGTCATGCACATAAAGGCTCGTTCCTCGATATACCCTGGCTCACAAACAAGCCGTTTTCCTGTCCCCGATGACAAGGTAGATTGGGAGACAGATTGGCCCCAGTATAGCCCTGTTAACTACACAGCTCCTGTTGTGTTGAAAAAACCTGTTTGGGCTGACCCAAAGATTGG TGAATTTTCCCCACAATTCAATACTTTGGATGGATCTGTGGACAGAACAAGCCATGAGGGCCCATATCGTATAGAGAATGGCAAACCGCT TAATCCCCATGGAAGAACTGGACTAGTAGGGCGAGGATTATTGGGAAGGTGGGGTCCTAACCATGCTGCGGACCCAATTGTTACTAG ATGGAAAAGAGACTCAGCTGGACAGCATGTCTACCACACTACCTCTAAACTTCCTGTGCTGCAGTTTGTGTCCATTAAGCGGATAGATTGTGGAGAATGGGCCATCCCAGGG GGTATGGTGGATCCTGGAGAGCGTGTTTCTCAAGCACTGCAGCGTGAATTTTCAGAAGAGGCACTGAACTCTTTGCAGGCATCTCCAAGTGAGAAGGAAAAAATCCAAAAGCGGATTACAGAGCTATTTAACTCTGACGGTCTTCAG GTATATAAAGGTTATGTAGATGATCCAAGAAACACTGATAACTCTTGGATGGAGACAGTTGCAGTGAACTTTCATGATGAATCAG GCAATAGTGTAAGTGAGCTGCCATTGCAAGCAGGAGATGATGCAGGTCAAGTGAGTTGGATCGACATCGACTCCTCACTGACCCTTTATGCAAGTCACTTACAATTTTTGGAACAAGTTGCCAAGGAAAGAAAGGCCAACtggtaa
- the nudt9 gene encoding ADP-ribose pyrophosphatase, mitochondrial isoform X1 translates to MKSVSRNWFASVHIALSIFGLPYPVVTNGICRKNSISHIPSLCTYRSVYMPPVMHIKARSSIYPGSQTSRFPVPDDKVDWETDWPQYSPVNYTAPVVLKKPVWADPKIGEFSPQFNTLDGSVDRTSHEGPYRIENGKPLNPHGRTGLVGRGLLGRWGPNHAADPIVTRWKRDSAGQHVYHTTSKLPVLQFVSIKRIDCGEWAIPGGMVDPGERVSQALQREFSEEALNSLQASPSEKEKIQKRITELFNSDGLQVYKGYVDDPRNTDNSWMETVAVNFHDESGNSVSELPLQAGDDAGQVSWIDIDSSLTLYASHLQFLEQVAKERKANW, encoded by the exons ATGAAATCAGTTTCCCGAAACTGGTTTGCATCGGTACATATAGCGCTTAGTATATTTGGGCTTCCGTACCCTGTTGTCACAAACGGAATTTG CAGGAAAAACTCAATTAGTCACATTCCTAGTCTGTGTACATATAGATCTGTATACATGCCTCCTGTCATGCACATAAAGGCTCGTTCCTCGATATACCCTGGCTCACAAACAAGCCGTTTTCCTGTCCCCGATGACAAGGTAGATTGGGAGACAGATTGGCCCCAGTATAGCCCTGTTAACTACACAGCTCCTGTTGTGTTGAAAAAACCTGTTTGGGCTGACCCAAAGATTGG TGAATTTTCCCCACAATTCAATACTTTGGATGGATCTGTGGACAGAACAAGCCATGAGGGCCCATATCGTATAGAGAATGGCAAACCGCT TAATCCCCATGGAAGAACTGGACTAGTAGGGCGAGGATTATTGGGAAGGTGGGGTCCTAACCATGCTGCGGACCCAATTGTTACTAG ATGGAAAAGAGACTCAGCTGGACAGCATGTCTACCACACTACCTCTAAACTTCCTGTGCTGCAGTTTGTGTCCATTAAGCGGATAGATTGTGGAGAATGGGCCATCCCAGGG GGTATGGTGGATCCTGGAGAGCGTGTTTCTCAAGCACTGCAGCGTGAATTTTCAGAAGAGGCACTGAACTCTTTGCAGGCATCTCCAAGTGAGAAGGAAAAAATCCAAAAGCGGATTACAGAGCTATTTAACTCTGACGGTCTTCAG GTATATAAAGGTTATGTAGATGATCCAAGAAACACTGATAACTCTTGGATGGAGACAGTTGCAGTGAACTTTCATGATGAATCAG GCAATAGTGTAAGTGAGCTGCCATTGCAAGCAGGAGATGATGCAGGTCAAGTGAGTTGGATCGACATCGACTCCTCACTGACCCTTTATGCAAGTCACTTACAATTTTTGGAACAAGTTGCCAAGGAAAGAAAGGCCAACtggtaa
- the ppp4ca gene encoding serine/threonine-protein phosphatase 4 catalytic subunit A isoform X2: MHLVDALSKVTCRAFKVGGEVPETNYLFMGDFVDRGFYSVETFLLLLALKVRYPDRITLIRGNHESRQITQVYGFYDECLRKYGSVTVWRYCTEIFDYLSLSAIVDGKVFCVHGGLSPSIQTLDQIRTIDRKQEVPHDGPMCDLLWSDPEETTGWGVSPRGAGYLFGSDVVAQFNAANDISMICRAHQLVMEGYKWHFNETVLTVWSAPNYCYRCGNVAAILELDEHLQKEFIIFEAAPQETRGLPSKKPVADYFL; this comes from the exons atgcatttggtagatgctttatccaaagtgacttgcagGGCATTTAAG GTGGGAGGTGAAGTCCCAGAAACAAACTACCTCTTCATGGGAGACTTTGTGGACAGAGGGTTTTACAGTGTGGAGACTTTTCTGTTACTGCTAGCATTAAAG GTGCGATACCCTGATCGGATAACGCTAATAAGAGGGAATCATGAGTCAAGGCAGATCACGCAAGTCTACGGCTTTTATGATGAATGCCTTCGAAAATATGGCTCTGTTACTGTATGGAGGTACTGCACAGAGATCTTTGACTACCTGTCTCTCTCTGCCATTGTTGACGGCAAG GTATTCTGTGTGCATGGTGGTCTTTCACCATCCATTCAAACTTTGGACCAGATCAGGACCATCGACCGAAAACAAGAAGTACCACACGATGGACCTATGTGCGACCTTCTATGGTCTGACCCAGAGG AAACCACAGGGTGGGGTGTGAGTCCAAGGGGAGCTGGATATTTGTTTGGTAGTGACGTGGTGGCACAGTTTAATGCAGCAAATGATATCAGCATGATCTGCAGAGCTCATCAGCTGGTAATGGAGGGCTACAAGTGGCATTTTAATGAGACCGTGTTGACAGTGTGGTCCGCTCCCAATTACTGTTATAG gtgtggtAATGTGGCAGCCATTTTGGAACTCGATGAACATCTCCAGAAGGAGTTTATCATATTTGAAGCTGCTCCTCAGGAAACCAGAGGTCTCCCCTCAAAGAAACCAGTGGCAGACTACTTTCTTTGA
- the ppp4ca gene encoding serine/threonine-protein phosphatase 4 catalytic subunit A isoform X1, protein MCVIMGDVIDLDRQIEQLRRCELIKENEVKALCAKAREILVEESNVQRVDSPVTVCGDIHGQFYDLKELFRVGGEVPETNYLFMGDFVDRGFYSVETFLLLLALKVRYPDRITLIRGNHESRQITQVYGFYDECLRKYGSVTVWRYCTEIFDYLSLSAIVDGKVFCVHGGLSPSIQTLDQIRTIDRKQEVPHDGPMCDLLWSDPEETTGWGVSPRGAGYLFGSDVVAQFNAANDISMICRAHQLVMEGYKWHFNETVLTVWSAPNYCYRCGNVAAILELDEHLQKEFIIFEAAPQETRGLPSKKPVADYFL, encoded by the exons ATGTGTGTCATCATGGGGGACGTCATTGACTTGGACAGACAAATCGAGCAACTCAGACGCTGTGAACTTATCAAGGAAAATGAAGTAAAGGCGTTATGTGCCAAAGCAAG GGAGATCCTAGTAGAAGAAAGTAATGTTCAAAGAGTAGATTCCCCAGTCACA GTATGCGGTGATATACATGGGCAGTTTTACGATCTAAAAGAGCTTTTTAGG GTGGGAGGTGAAGTCCCAGAAACAAACTACCTCTTCATGGGAGACTTTGTGGACAGAGGGTTTTACAGTGTGGAGACTTTTCTGTTACTGCTAGCATTAAAG GTGCGATACCCTGATCGGATAACGCTAATAAGAGGGAATCATGAGTCAAGGCAGATCACGCAAGTCTACGGCTTTTATGATGAATGCCTTCGAAAATATGGCTCTGTTACTGTATGGAGGTACTGCACAGAGATCTTTGACTACCTGTCTCTCTCTGCCATTGTTGACGGCAAG GTATTCTGTGTGCATGGTGGTCTTTCACCATCCATTCAAACTTTGGACCAGATCAGGACCATCGACCGAAAACAAGAAGTACCACACGATGGACCTATGTGCGACCTTCTATGGTCTGACCCAGAGG AAACCACAGGGTGGGGTGTGAGTCCAAGGGGAGCTGGATATTTGTTTGGTAGTGACGTGGTGGCACAGTTTAATGCAGCAAATGATATCAGCATGATCTGCAGAGCTCATCAGCTGGTAATGGAGGGCTACAAGTGGCATTTTAATGAGACCGTGTTGACAGTGTGGTCCGCTCCCAATTACTGTTATAG gtgtggtAATGTGGCAGCCATTTTGGAACTCGATGAACATCTCCAGAAGGAGTTTATCATATTTGAAGCTGCTCCTCAGGAAACCAGAGGTCTCCCCTCAAAGAAACCAGTGGCAGACTACTTTCTTTGA